A genomic region of Metopolophium dirhodum isolate CAU chromosome 1, ASM1992520v1, whole genome shotgun sequence contains the following coding sequences:
- the LOC132946523 gene encoding uncharacterized protein LOC132946523, translating to MSPTDFESLLEIISPQMGKDITHLRETISPNVRLAVALRFLATGDSYTSLMYLFKISRQLISNILPEACEAIVEALKLYVQMPNTPNAWEIIANDYNELWNLPQCVGAIDGKHIVMQAPFNSGTEYFNYKGTFSVVLLAAVDAHYCFIFASVGCQGRISDGGVFNNSILQKKIYNESLNLPSPKALPGQQEKSPYVFVCDDAFPLKDNLMKPFPGTHLRGSP from the exons ATGTCACCAACAGATTTTGAATCATTGCTTGAAATTATTAGTCCTCAAATGGGGAAGGATATAACTCATCTAAGGGAAACGATTTCACCAAACGTGCGGCTGGCCGTAGCATTACGTTTTTTGGCTACTGGTGATTCGTATACAAGTTTAATGTatctttttaaaatttccagacaattaatatctaatatacttCCAGAAGCATGTGAAGCTATAGTTGAAGCCCTAAAATTATATGTtcag atGCCTAATACACCAAATGCATGGGAAATAATAGCAAATGACTATAATGAGTTATGGAATCTTCCACAATGTGTAGGTGCCATTGACGGTAAACACATCGTAATGCAAGCACCTTTTAATAGTGGCacggaatattttaattacaaggGGACATTTAGTGTTGTACTACTTGCTGCAGTGGACgcacattattgttttatttttgcaagTGTTGGGTGCCAAGGTAGGATATCAGATGGAGGTGTATTTAATAATTCCatcttgcaaaaaaaaatttacaatgaaTCTTTAAACCTACCATCGCCCAAAGCACTTCCAGGACAACAAGAAAAATCTCCATATGTTTTTGTATGCGATGATGCTTTTCCATTGAAGGACAATTTAATGAAACCTTTTCCCGGGACTCATTTACGAGGTTCGCCATAG
- the LOC132946531 gene encoding uncharacterized protein LOC132946531, producing MSALLNIICAAEASGELDEPTSPRQFWVHPLNQKREKDYLFENFYTSIRKFPQKFFEYYRMSLTSFDELLEIIRPSLTKQHTNMRNPICVEQRLTITIKYLSTGTCFKALQFDFHVGKSTIAEIVRETCVIIWEILQPTEMPKPTSEQWLGIADRFYQSTNFPNCLGAIDGKHLRCRNPINSGSYYFNYKKFFSIILMAVVDANLRFICIDVGAYGRESDSTVFRQCTFGKKLYAQELNIPKPTCLPNTESPPLPYVFLADEAFGLHTNLLSRARRTVECAFGVLSNKWRVLHTPLLVEPDFADEIIKACCILHNYVRRRDGATYEDMESNLLVDDLEIRGVPARAQGIEVRDAYADYFIGPGSIPFQYRFI from the exons ATGAGTgctcttttaaatattatttgtgctgCAGAAGCATCCGGTGAACTAGATGAACCTACTTCGCCAAGACAATTTTGGGTACATCCACTCAATCAAAAAAGAGAGAAGGATTATTTGTTCGAAAACTTTTACACTTCAATTCGAAAATTCCCTCAAAAGTTTTTTGAGTATTATCGAATGTCACTAACTTCTTTCGATGAGTTATTGGAAATAATTCGTCCTAGTTTAACAAAGCAGCATACTAATATGAGGAATCCAATATGTGTTGAGCAAAGACTTACAATtactataaa GTATTTGTCGACCGGGACTTGTTTCAAAGCTCTACAATTTGATTTTCACGTTGGTAAAAGTACCATTGCGGAAATAGTTAGGGAGACCTGTGTTATTATTTGGGAAATTCTACAGCCTACAGAAATGCCAAAACCTACAAGTGAACAATGGCTTGGAATAGCTGATAGATTTTATCAAAGTACAAATTTTCCAAATTGCTTGGGTGCCATAGATGGCAAACACTTAAGATGTAGGAATCCCATAAACTCcggttcatattattttaactataaaaaatttttttctattatattgaTGGCCGTAGTTGATGCTAATCTCAGATTTATTTGTATTGATGTTGGAGCTTACGGGAGGGAATCAGATTCTACTGTGTTTAGACAATGCACATTTGGTAAAAAACTGTATGCTCAAGAACTAAATATACCAAAACCAACATGCTTACCTAATACAGAAAGTCCTCCATTACCGTATGTGTTTTTGGCTGATGAGGCTtttggtttgcatacaaattt GCTTTCAAGAGCACGAAGAACGGTCGAGTGTGCATTTGGAGTATTATCCAACAAATGGAGAGTATTACATACTCCTTTATTAGTGGAACCAGATTTTGCCGACGAAATAATAAAAGCTTGTTGCATTTTACACAACTATGTTCGTCGAAGGGACGGAGCTACTTATGAAGATATGGAGTCAAATTTGTTGGTCGATGACTTAGAAATTCGAGGAGTTCCAGCAAGAGCACAAGGGATAGAAGTTAGAGACGCATATGCAGATTATTTTATAGGTCCAGGTTCAATACCATTccaatatagatttatttaa